The following coding sequences lie in one Ignatzschineria sp. RMDPL8A genomic window:
- a CDS encoding response regulator, giving the protein MTHVLFVDDDLELQSLVQELLTIEGFKVSICGNGVECLDFLSHTLPDIIILDVMMPKKNGWDTLKDIRKEFPSLPVLMLSAKGDSIDRILGLELGADDYISKPFDDRELIARIRARMRILEQNRPEESDEEDETIIEIEGLKLNNAQFRATFESTNLNLTSTEFSLLYYMAQHRGETVSRDELSREVLGKRHQAFDRVIDMHLSNIRKKLPDRPSGIAWFKTVHGQGYLFLDN; this is encoded by the coding sequence GATGATGACCTTGAGTTGCAGAGCCTCGTTCAAGAGCTCTTAACCATCGAAGGCTTCAAGGTTTCGATTTGCGGGAACGGCGTGGAATGTCTCGATTTTTTAAGCCATACGCTCCCCGATATTATTATCCTTGATGTGATGATGCCCAAGAAAAATGGCTGGGATACGCTGAAAGATATTCGCAAAGAATTCCCGAGCCTGCCGGTTCTGATGCTCTCGGCAAAAGGCGATAGCATTGATCGAATTTTAGGGCTTGAACTTGGCGCCGATGACTATATCTCAAAACCCTTTGATGATCGGGAACTCATTGCCCGGATTCGCGCGCGGATGCGTATTTTAGAACAAAATCGCCCAGAAGAGAGTGACGAGGAAGATGAAACCATCATCGAAATTGAGGGTTTAAAACTCAATAATGCCCAATTTAGAGCGACCTTTGAGAGCACCAATCTTAATCTCACCAGTACCGAGTTTTCACTTTTATATTATATGGCGCAACACCGCGGGGAGACCGTTAGCCGGGATGAGCTAAGTCGCGAGGTTCTCGGGAAACGTCACCAAGCCTTCGACCGCGTCATCGATATGCATTTAAGTAATATCCGCAAAAAACTGCCCGATCGCCCGAGTGGCATCGCATGGTTTAAAACCGTTCACGGCCAAGGCTATCTCTTTTTAGATAATTAG
- a CDS encoding ATP-binding protein, producing MMKRSRFLLSDRLSTRVFCTIWLSMAIMIWLTVLIPRFDQRRILPLSTEEEEIYQERFVNRLVAEEILANQKGFRRGHDRKSRGGRQLITIPNNVEGRYSAIHSLRNDGFTNFIINTINGKRASQQSVGKELIVGPFHVSATPDYHYYIVSHAPPQAYYLSRLFDAPLLLIMLMTIISVPFVIMLTWSLSKPMEYFKKAAERVAEGDWSVDKRLEQGPIEYRTVGRSFNRMVEALTSAENEKNRLFANLSHELRTPLTRIRLTNSLIRRKASDDILPEVKRIEDNLILIEDRIQSMLSLSRELIINRERFDEVSLVELLTPLLEDAKFEAKENHIKLGYNRIPNLKLALNSELFTSGLENILRNAVYYASSEIKVNIYERGKKLILNIHDDGPGVKAADLDHLFEAFYRGERPDGMKDYGGSGLGLSIAKQMALSHKGEISAENDNGLSITLTFPLAELRAKKPRFRDGIPNHTITETPLWVIKPKEKTETDKENDPDQDTDLGKDKNP from the coding sequence ATGATGAAGCGTTCGCGTTTTCTCCTCTCAGACCGGCTTAGTACGCGGGTTTTCTGCACGATTTGGCTTAGCATGGCGATCATGATCTGGCTCACCGTGCTCATTCCCCGCTTTGACCAGCGCCGGATTTTACCCTTAAGTACCGAAGAGGAGGAGATCTATCAAGAGCGCTTTGTGAATCGATTAGTGGCTGAAGAGATTCTCGCCAATCAGAAAGGATTTCGCCGTGGGCATGATCGTAAATCCCGTGGCGGTCGCCAATTGATCACGATCCCCAATAATGTGGAAGGGCGTTATTCTGCAATTCATAGTCTCCGCAATGATGGCTTTACCAACTTTATTATTAACACCATTAACGGAAAGCGTGCAAGCCAACAATCGGTAGGAAAAGAGCTCATTGTCGGCCCGTTTCATGTCTCCGCAACGCCCGATTATCACTATTACATCGTCTCCCATGCGCCACCGCAAGCCTACTATCTCTCCCGGCTTTTTGATGCCCCTCTTCTCCTCATTATGCTAATGACGATCATCAGTGTGCCCTTTGTCATTATGCTCACTTGGTCGCTCTCAAAACCGATGGAATACTTTAAAAAAGCGGCCGAACGAGTGGCTGAAGGGGATTGGTCGGTAGATAAACGACTCGAACAGGGACCAATAGAATATCGTACCGTTGGGCGTAGCTTTAACCGCATGGTAGAAGCGCTCACCAGTGCTGAAAATGAAAAAAATCGACTCTTTGCCAATCTCTCCCACGAACTCAGAACACCGCTCACGCGCATCCGCTTAACCAATAGCCTCATTCGCCGTAAAGCCAGTGATGATATTTTGCCGGAGGTGAAACGCATTGAGGATAATCTTATTTTGATTGAAGATCGAATTCAGTCGATGCTATCGCTCTCCCGCGAGCTCATTATCAACCGCGAACGCTTCGATGAGGTGTCGCTTGTCGAGCTTTTAACACCGCTCTTAGAAGATGCGAAATTTGAAGCAAAAGAGAATCATATTAAACTCGGCTACAACCGGATACCGAACCTAAAACTTGCGCTCAATAGCGAGCTCTTTACCAGCGGACTTGAAAATATTCTACGCAATGCGGTCTATTACGCGAGCAGTGAAATTAAGGTAAATATTTATGAGCGCGGGAAAAAGCTGATTCTCAATATTCATGATGATGGCCCGGGCGTGAAAGCGGCCGATCTTGATCATCTCTTCGAGGCATTTTATCGAGGCGAGCGCCCCGATGGTATGAAAGATTACGGCGGTTCGGGACTCGGGCTCTCCATTGCAAAACAGATGGCGCTAAGCCATAAAGGCGAAATTAGTGCGGAAAATGATAATGGGCTCTCCATTACGCTCACCTTCCCGCTGGCGGAACTGCGCGCAAAAAAGCCTCGTTTTCGTGATGGAATCCCCAATCACACCATCACAGAAACGCCGCTTTGGGTGATTAAACCAAAAGAGAAAACTGAAACAGATAAAGAGAACGATCCCGATCAGGATACAGATCTAGGCAAAGATAAGAATCCGTAA
- a CDS encoding phosphodiester glycosidase family protein, translating into MLFSCALGIIASSTLSYVCALELKTARYEGHRYVEGIVDLTKEPLKLYWKNEQTEQDFASIPSLARHLSADQHEELLFAVNSGIYAEHYTPLGLFIEKGITKVPLNTVTFNEGQGNFALLPNGVFYVDDHNRAYIETTDKFAEFSQDKPIQYATQSGPMLLINGDYNHRFIEHSRSLKIRSGVCVMDQKVHFVVTEDSVNFFEFATYFKDEIGCQDALYLDGTLARLYYRGKTYGAPFWKAKPLVGIWGVTRPITRPTP; encoded by the coding sequence ATGCTTTTTAGCTGTGCGCTCGGAATTATTGCAAGCAGTACGCTCTCTTATGTCTGTGCACTTGAGCTTAAAACCGCGCGTTATGAAGGGCATCGCTATGTGGAAGGGATCGTTGATTTAACTAAAGAGCCGTTAAAACTCTATTGGAAAAACGAACAGACCGAGCAAGATTTCGCCTCAATTCCATCGCTTGCACGGCATTTAAGTGCCGATCAGCATGAGGAATTGCTCTTTGCGGTAAACAGCGGCATTTATGCAGAGCATTACACCCCGCTTGGGCTCTTTATTGAAAAGGGCATTACCAAAGTCCCGCTCAATACGGTGACCTTTAATGAAGGGCAGGGCAATTTTGCGCTTCTTCCCAATGGGGTTTTTTATGTGGACGATCACAATCGCGCCTACATTGAAACCACCGATAAGTTTGCCGAATTTAGCCAAGATAAACCGATTCAATATGCAACGCAATCGGGGCCGATGCTCCTTATTAATGGCGATTATAATCACCGTTTTATTGAGCATTCCCGTAGCCTTAAAATCCGCAGTGGCGTCTGCGTGATGGATCAAAAGGTCCATTTTGTGGTGACGGAAGATAGCGTCAATTTTTTTGAGTTTGCTACCTATTTTAAAGATGAAATCGGTTGCCAAGACGCGCTCTATTTAGATGGCACCTTGGCAAGACTCTATTATCGCGGAAAAACCTACGGCGCGCCTTTTTGGAAAGCCAAACCCCTCGTTGGAATCTGGGGCGTGACCCGTCCGATCACTCGCCCCACACCGTAA
- a CDS encoding inositol monophosphatase family protein, with the protein MNSHTTVAQQVARDASRTIRTIYFRLEALNPEQRADDELFLRCYEQIESELIAGIRSAYPSHTIQAKYHDTRENDAYHRWYISGMTAEENFRAGRPNFSVSIAYEMGGKLQSAVVYNPVLDEMSVASRTEGALFNDQKLRAPKNDGKLENAHLLTKIGRTVVDHEQFAKLQRNAKSIMCYGDVAGDIIQTARGLASGFYSGAHLAEEDIAGAVLIAREAGLLVTDFRGSEENLMSGEIVVVAPRLLKEMLVALK; encoded by the coding sequence ATGAATTCACATACCACAGTAGCACAACAAGTTGCACGCGATGCAAGCCGTACAATCCGTACTATCTATTTCCGTCTTGAGGCGTTAAACCCCGAGCAAAGAGCCGATGATGAGCTCTTTTTACGTTGTTACGAGCAGATCGAATCAGAGCTGATTGCTGGCATTCGTAGCGCGTATCCAAGCCACACCATTCAAGCGAAATATCACGATACTCGTGAAAATGATGCCTATCATCGCTGGTACATTAGTGGCATGACCGCAGAAGAAAACTTCCGTGCTGGCCGACCAAATTTCTCGGTCTCGATTGCCTATGAGATGGGTGGAAAACTTCAAAGCGCGGTGGTTTATAATCCCGTGCTCGATGAGATGTCGGTAGCGTCCCGCACTGAAGGTGCGCTCTTTAACGATCAAAAATTACGCGCTCCCAAAAATGATGGTAAGCTAGAAAATGCACACCTTCTCACTAAGATTGGCCGCACTGTTGTTGATCATGAGCAATTTGCAAAGCTTCAACGAAACGCGAAATCGATCATGTGCTATGGTGATGTGGCAGGCGATATTATTCAGACTGCGCGCGGTTTAGCGTCGGGCTTTTATTCAGGCGCTCACCTTGCGGAAGAAGATATCGCAGGTGCGGTATTAATTGCCCGTGAAGCCGGTCTATTAGTGACCGATTTCCGCGGCAGTGAAGAGAATTTAATGAGTGGCGAAATTGTGGTGGTTGCACCGCGTCTTTTAAAAGAGATGTTAGTCGCGCTCAAATAA
- the deoC gene encoding deoxyribose-phosphate aldolase, with translation MKEFEIKVAEKMIGILDLTDFSPALNIDALCEKAISPYGTVAGVCVLPQYVKELNARIGSKVKIVTVANFPSGDLNLYRTCSEVKKAIDDGADEIDVVFPYFAFLNHQARLCEDFLRGVREAAGDKTLKVILETGALKSQGYVKRASEMAIRIGADFIKTSTGRISKGASVESVGTMLAAIRSAEAEARTGIKISGGISTFSQALIYLELVIATMGSEWGTPDHFRFGASSLFESLISKIEQD, from the coding sequence ATGAAAGAATTTGAAATAAAAGTGGCGGAGAAGATGATTGGGATTTTAGATCTCACCGATTTTTCGCCGGCCCTTAATATTGATGCCCTATGTGAAAAAGCGATTTCGCCCTATGGAACGGTCGCCGGGGTCTGCGTGTTGCCGCAATATGTCAAAGAGCTTAATGCGCGGATTGGTAGCAAGGTAAAAATTGTGACCGTGGCTAATTTCCCAAGTGGGGATCTCAATCTCTATCGCACCTGTAGTGAGGTAAAAAAAGCGATTGATGATGGTGCCGATGAGATCGATGTGGTCTTCCCATATTTTGCTTTTTTAAATCATCAAGCCCGTCTTTGTGAAGATTTTTTGCGGGGCGTACGAGAGGCAGCGGGCGATAAAACCCTAAAAGTAATTTTAGAAACGGGCGCATTAAAGTCCCAAGGCTATGTCAAACGAGCATCAGAGATGGCGATTCGTATTGGCGCTGATTTTATTAAAACCTCGACCGGCCGCATCTCAAAAGGAGCGTCGGTGGAGTCGGTTGGAACAATGCTCGCCGCGATTCGAAGCGCAGAAGCGGAAGCGCGCACGGGCATTAAGATTTCAGGGGGCATTAGCACCTTTTCGCAAGCGCTTATCTATCTTGAGCTTGTGATTGCCACTATGGGAAGCGAGTGGGGGACGCCGGATCATTTTAGATTTGGCGCGTCGAGCCTATTTGAATCCCTAATTTCCAAGATTGAACAGGATTAA
- a CDS encoding MFS transporter — MTTQSHHLTRAERGISLNLASLFSLRMLGIFIIIPIFAQHAASLEGVTPFLAGLFMSGYALTQIILQPIFGMLSDKFGRKETIVAGLLFFVIGSAIIAFTSNIHVAILGRIIQGTGAIGAVILALATDLTREEVRSKVMAIIGITIGLTFGVAFFISPKLYAFTESLGFSGGLGVFLLCAILGVLGILLAWFMLPTPPKIDRSAAEAAGGIENFKAAFKDGNINRLYFGGMMVHMILTLAFTAFPFYLINHGFDNAVSWRVYVPGFLISIILLFPIVGFAERFYHHRKVFLMAIGLLGLALMLTFFKISYGGLLVVMMLFFLGFNTLEAMQPSLMSRFAPADNRGMVMGIFSSSQFIGIAVGGQLGMQLRGSFESPLVVFFAAILLVLAWLYVAYPMKNPVRKPKKDDPSEATAATDNRESNEG; from the coding sequence ATGACTACCCAATCGCATCATTTAACCCGCGCTGAGCGTGGGATTAGCCTCAATTTAGCGAGTCTTTTTTCGTTACGGATGCTCGGAATTTTTATTATTATTCCGATCTTTGCACAACATGCCGCTTCGCTCGAGGGCGTAACGCCGTTTCTTGCAGGCTTATTTATGAGCGGGTATGCGCTAACGCAAATTATTCTTCAACCGATTTTCGGAATGCTCTCTGATAAATTTGGCCGCAAAGAGACCATCGTAGCAGGACTCCTCTTTTTTGTGATTGGGAGCGCGATTATTGCCTTTACTTCCAACATTCATGTGGCGATTTTAGGGCGAATTATTCAAGGAACCGGCGCGATTGGGGCGGTGATTTTAGCCCTTGCAACGGATCTGACCCGTGAAGAGGTGCGCTCGAAGGTGATGGCGATTATCGGCATTACGATAGGGCTTACCTTCGGAGTTGCCTTTTTTATCTCGCCAAAGCTCTATGCTTTTACCGAAAGTCTTGGCTTTTCCGGTGGATTAGGGGTCTTTCTTCTCTGTGCGATTTTAGGTGTTTTGGGGATTTTACTGGCGTGGTTTATGCTACCGACGCCGCCTAAAATTGATCGCAGTGCAGCGGAAGCGGCGGGCGGTATTGAGAATTTTAAAGCGGCCTTTAAGGATGGCAACATCAATCGGCTCTATTTTGGCGGAATGATGGTGCATATGATTTTAACCCTCGCATTCACCGCATTTCCGTTTTATCTCATCAATCACGGCTTTGATAATGCTGTTTCGTGGCGCGTCTATGTGCCTGGATTTTTAATTTCGATTATTTTGCTCTTCCCGATCGTGGGATTTGCAGAACGTTTTTACCATCACCGTAAAGTCTTTTTAATGGCGATCGGGTTACTTGGTCTAGCGCTCATGCTCACCTTTTTCAAGATCAGCTATGGCGGATTATTAGTGGTGATGATGCTCTTTTTCTTAGGGTTTAATACCTTAGAAGCGATGCAACCCTCGCTTATGTCGCGCTTTGCGCCGGCAGATAATCGCGGCATGGTGATGGGGATTTTCTCCTCAAGCCAATTTATCGGCATTGCGGTGGGCGGTCAGCTTGGAATGCAACTTCGCGGCAGTTTTGAAAGTCCGCTCGTGGTCTTTTTTGCGGCGATTTTATTGGTGCTGGCGTGGCTCTATGTCGCCTATCCGATGAAAAATCCGGTCCGTAAACCAAAAAAAGATGATCCGTCAGAGGCAACAGCCGCCACTGATAATCGCGAATCAAATGAGGGATAA
- the rsmI gene encoding 16S rRNA (cytidine(1402)-2'-O)-methyltransferase: protein MAICYIVATPIGNLADLSQRALETLKSVTVVFAEDTRVSGRLLSHFGISAKLLSLHEHNERERTAQVVRYLEEGESVAIISDAGTPLISDPGYPVVAHLRQHDFDVIPIPGPSAIIAALSVSGLPTDRFTFEGFLPSKKGERVTKLLNLQSEPRTMVFYESSHRITAMLSDAVEVFGEHHPAFFGREMTKHFEEYRGGTLGELLTYLTDHSDKVRGEFVVAIGGVTESESDQSSVSDEALLTALLAEGIPVKQAVKVATKLSATPKNRLYEMALTLK, encoded by the coding sequence ATGGCGATCTGTTATATCGTAGCAACTCCGATTGGAAATTTGGCGGACCTAAGTCAACGCGCGCTCGAAACCTTAAAAAGTGTGACGGTCGTTTTTGCGGAAGATACTCGCGTATCGGGTCGATTATTATCTCATTTTGGGATTTCAGCAAAACTCCTTTCACTTCACGAGCATAACGAACGTGAGCGTACAGCGCAAGTGGTGCGTTATCTTGAAGAGGGCGAGTCGGTGGCGATTATTTCCGATGCGGGCACACCGCTTATCTCAGATCCTGGCTATCCGGTTGTCGCGCATCTGCGTCAGCACGATTTTGATGTTATTCCCATTCCCGGGCCTTCGGCGATTATTGCCGCACTTTCGGTCTCGGGGCTTCCCACTGATCGATTCACCTTTGAAGGATTTTTGCCGTCCAAAAAAGGGGAGCGGGTAACAAAGCTCTTAAACCTTCAAAGCGAACCGCGAACGATGGTTTTTTATGAATCAAGCCATCGAATTACCGCGATGTTAAGCGATGCCGTTGAGGTGTTTGGTGAGCATCATCCGGCTTTTTTCGGGCGTGAAATGACCAAACATTTTGAAGAGTATCGTGGCGGAACGCTTGGCGAGCTTTTAACCTATTTGACCGATCACAGCGATAAAGTGCGCGGCGAATTTGTGGTGGCCATTGGCGGGGTGACTGAGTCTGAGAGCGACCAATCGAGCGTGAGTGATGAGGCGTTATTAACGGCGTTACTTGCGGAAGGGATTCCTGTGAAACAGGCGGTGAAAGTTGCGACAAAACTCTCGGCAACGCCCAAAAACAGACTCTATGAGATGGCATTAACATTAAAATAA
- a CDS encoding YraN family protein, with translation MTNSITEGRHGESIAQKFLEQQGFSLIIQNYYARYGEIDLIMSDEKILIFVEVRVRNNPYYGSAIESITDAKIEKFRQTVELYLQEHPTDLPVRIDVIGIQDSHIPNPEIEWVQNAF, from the coding sequence ATGACGAACTCAATCACAGAAGGCAGACACGGAGAATCCATTGCGCAAAAGTTCTTAGAACAGCAGGGGTTTTCACTCATTATCCAGAATTATTATGCCCGCTATGGTGAGATTGATCTCATTATGAGCGATGAAAAAATACTTATTTTTGTGGAAGTCCGCGTCCGCAATAATCCCTATTACGGTTCAGCCATTGAAAGCATCACCGACGCGAAGATCGAAAAATTTCGCCAAACGGTGGAACTCTATCTTCAAGAACATCCTACCGATCTGCCCGTTCGCATTGATGTGATCGGCATTCAAGATTCCCATATTCCCAATCCTGAGATTGAGTGGGTACAAAATGCGTTCTAA
- the dnaA gene encoding chromosomal replication initiator protein DnaA gives MGIFNWENCLRYLEEHLTQDEFVMWISPLNVVMKDDHAMILATNEIVLRGVQTKFEDLLLAAIEEELGAEIELRYGVGTESDYEDHQVQKRSSKRRERSGKAREVTKYSVREQSIETSNLNKDFQFSNFVEGKSNTFALAACSQVSKKPGTSHNPLFIYGNTGLGKTHLMHAIGNSIKERYPDARLIYQHCDGFIEDIVRSIRNNTINELRHFYKTLDALLIDDIQLLSGKEGSQEVFFHTFNTLLDGGHQVILTCDRYPKELDAMEERLKSRFASGLIVDIQPPGLEHRIAILMQKAEAWGIDLPSETAFFIGQTVRANVRELEGALKQTNALASFKGMPLSLEVAQDALQHLTELQDRQITLTNIQKTVTSYFDLDANDLVSKSRKANIVRPRQLAMYISRELTDHSLPEIGRAFSRDHSTVMHACQRIQEELETNIRLRRDFEALKASLLV, from the coding sequence ATGGGTATTTTTAACTGGGAAAATTGTCTACGCTACTTGGAAGAACACTTGACTCAAGATGAGTTTGTTATGTGGATTTCCCCATTAAACGTGGTCATGAAAGATGATCACGCCATGATTCTTGCCACCAATGAGATCGTGCTTCGCGGGGTACAAACCAAGTTTGAAGACCTTCTATTAGCGGCGATTGAAGAAGAGTTGGGCGCGGAAATCGAACTGCGGTATGGCGTTGGAACCGAATCGGATTATGAAGATCATCAGGTTCAAAAACGCAGCTCAAAACGTCGTGAGCGTAGCGGTAAAGCTCGCGAGGTAACGAAATATTCGGTGCGCGAGCAATCGATTGAGACAAGCAATTTAAATAAGGATTTCCAATTTTCCAACTTTGTTGAAGGAAAATCGAATACCTTTGCGCTTGCAGCTTGCTCGCAAGTCTCAAAAAAGCCCGGGACATCCCATAATCCGCTCTTTATCTACGGAAATACAGGTTTAGGTAAAACGCATTTAATGCACGCAATCGGGAACTCCATTAAAGAGCGTTATCCCGATGCGCGTCTTATCTATCAGCATTGTGATGGGTTTATTGAAGACATTGTTCGCAGCATTCGTAACAATACCATCAATGAATTGCGCCATTTCTATAAAACGCTCGATGCGTTACTGATTGATGATATTCAATTATTATCGGGGAAAGAGGGCTCGCAAGAGGTATTCTTCCACACCTTTAATACGCTGCTTGATGGGGGGCATCAGGTAATTTTAACCTGTGACCGTTATCCCAAAGAGCTCGATGCGATGGAAGAGCGCCTTAAGTCGCGCTTTGCGTCAGGATTAATTGTGGATATTCAACCGCCAGGGCTTGAGCACCGCATTGCGATCTTAATGCAAAAAGCGGAAGCGTGGGGCATTGATCTTCCTTCTGAAACGGCATTTTTTATCGGGCAAACAGTCCGTGCGAACGTGCGTGAACTCGAAGGGGCGCTCAAACAAACCAATGCGCTCGCAAGCTTTAAAGGAATGCCGTTATCGCTTGAAGTCGCGCAAGATGCGCTGCAACATTTAACGGAACTGCAAGATCGTCAAATTACACTCACCAATATTCAAAAAACGGTGACGAGCTATTTTGATCTCGATGCGAATGACCTTGTGAGTAAATCCCGTAAAGCGAATATTGTGCGCCCGCGTCAATTAGCGATGTATATCTCACGGGAATTGACCGATCATAGCCTTCCGGAAATTGGCCGTGCATTTTCCCGCGATCACTCAACGGTGATGCATGCATGTCAGCGAATTCAAGAAGAGCTTGAGACCAATATTCGTTTACGCCGTGACTTTGAAGCGCTGAAAGCCTCGCTCTTAGTCTAA
- the mlaE gene encoding lipid asymmetry maintenance ABC transporter permease subunit MlaE, translating into MKAIENLGAGTRRFVFALGAAVLLLLTILKESWYLFKKPFLFTRQVYQLGVLSLPIILLAGLFVGMVLCFQAYINLVNFGAEASVGTIVALALFRELGSVLTGLLYTGRASSSLTAEIGLMRATEQWASYEMMAINPIQYILTPRFWAGVLVVPLLALMFSAVGIIGGYLVATLSLGVDGGAYWSQMKSAVNLSSDIGQGIVLKSFVFGIISNLVALFTGLHGRATAGGIARATTSTVVIASLLILVADFILTAILFG; encoded by the coding sequence ATTAAAGCCATCGAAAATTTAGGTGCAGGGACGCGGCGATTTGTATTTGCTTTAGGTGCAGCCGTGCTTCTCCTACTCACGATTTTAAAAGAGAGCTGGTATCTATTTAAAAAGCCATTTCTATTTACACGTCAAGTCTATCAACTTGGCGTTTTGTCGTTACCGATCATTTTGCTTGCCGGTCTCTTCGTAGGAATGGTGCTCTGTTTTCAAGCCTATATTAACCTTGTGAATTTTGGTGCGGAAGCGTCGGTCGGAACGATTGTCGCGCTGGCGCTTTTTCGGGAATTAGGATCGGTCTTGACCGGGCTTCTCTATACGGGGCGGGCAAGTTCATCGCTCACCGCTGAGATTGGCCTCATGCGGGCAACGGAGCAGTGGGCAAGCTATGAGATGATGGCGATTAATCCGATTCAATATATTTTAACGCCGCGCTTTTGGGCGGGCGTATTGGTGGTGCCACTGCTTGCACTTATGTTTAGTGCGGTAGGAATTATCGGTGGATACTTGGTGGCAACGCTCTCCCTTGGGGTGGACGGCGGCGCATATTGGTCGCAAATGAAGTCTGCGGTAAATTTAAGCAGCGATATTGGCCAAGGAATAGTATTAAAAAGTTTTGTTTTTGGTATTATAAGCAACCTCGTAGCGCTTTTCACCGGTTTACACGGTCGCGCTACTGCGGGAGGTATCGCTCGAGCCACCACAAGTACAGTTGTTATAGCGTCATTATTAATCTTAGTGGCGGATTTCATTCTAACGGCAATCTTGTTTGGTTAG
- a CDS encoding ATP-binding cassette domain-containing protein, whose protein sequence is MQESIITMSDITLKFGERIIFKEMDVAIPKGKITAIMGPSGTGKTTLLKLISQQLTPNKGDVTVMGHSLTDISNRDLYALRKQMGVLFQSGALFTDMTVFDNIAFALREHTGLSESMIRTLVLLKLEAVGLRALAGSMPNQLSGGQARRAALARAIALDPTLLLYDEPFAGQDPISMGVLLRLIKNLNDALNLTSVVVSHDVAEVLSIADHVCILSENTIAASGTPDEIRNSDNVWVRQFIHGYFDGPVPFHLPTTPLKEALF, encoded by the coding sequence ATGCAAGAATCGATCATTACGATGAGCGACATTACCCTTAAATTTGGTGAGCGAATCATCTTTAAGGAGATGGATGTTGCAATCCCAAAGGGGAAAATTACGGCCATTATGGGGCCATCGGGAACAGGGAAAACCACACTGCTGAAATTGATCAGCCAACAGCTCACGCCCAATAAAGGGGATGTGACGGTGATGGGGCACTCATTAACTGATATCTCTAACCGTGATCTTTACGCGCTTAGAAAGCAGATGGGAGTTCTTTTTCAATCGGGCGCGCTCTTTACCGATATGACCGTTTTTGATAATATTGCGTTCGCACTTCGCGAGCATACGGGTCTGAGTGAATCGATGATTCGTACGCTGGTTCTATTAAAACTTGAGGCCGTGGGACTTCGTGCATTAGCCGGTTCAATGCCCAATCAGCTGTCAGGCGGTCAAGCAAGACGAGCAGCACTTGCACGGGCGATTGCACTCGATCCAACGCTCCTTTTATATGATGAGCCGTTTGCGGGGCAAGACCCGATCTCGATGGGCGTTTTATTACGATTGATCAAAAATCTCAATGATGCGCTCAACTTAACGAGTGTTGTGGTCTCCCATGACGTTGCTGAAGTGCTCTCCATTGCCGATCATGTCTGTATTTTGTCGGAAAATACCATTGCTGCAAGCGGCACGCCCGATGAGATTCGCAATAGCGACAACGTCTGGGTGAGGCAGTTTATTCATGGATATTTTGATGGGCCGGTGCCATTTCATCTCCCGACGACTCCACTGAAGGAAGCATTATTTTGA
- a CDS encoding response regulator — MSNYGLKVMVVDDSSTVRKTAELILKKENYEVVGIEDGFDALVNVSRIKPDIIFMDVMMPNLDGYDTCQILKSSPHDVAKIPIIMLTSKDGAFDKARGDLAGCDDFITKPFTRDEIVNAIERHS; from the coding sequence ATGAGTAATTACGGACTAAAAGTGATGGTGGTGGATGACAGTAGTACTGTTCGGAAAACCGCTGAGCTAATTCTAAAAAAAGAGAATTATGAAGTCGTTGGTATCGAAGATGGGTTTGATGCGTTAGTGAACGTCTCGCGCATTAAACCAGACATTATCTTTATGGATGTGATGATGCCCAATCTTGATGGCTACGATACCTGTCAAATTTTAAAATCATCGCCTCACGATGTGGCGAAAATCCCGATTATTATGTTAACGAGCAAGGATGGCGCGTTTGATAAAGCTAGAGGCGATCTAGCCGGTTGTGATGACTTCATTACCAAACCATTTACGCGTGACGAGATTGTAAATGCAATCGAGCGTCATTCTTGA